Proteins from a single region of Streptomyces sp. Tu 3180:
- a CDS encoding ParB/RepB/Spo0J family partition protein, translating to MSERRRGLGRGLGALIPAAPTEKTVSPTVVGGASTSPAATPILPNDRGVAAAKVTTLPPVSRETEEPSTNGAPVTPAPPIGAHFAEIPLDAITPNPRQPREVFDEDALSELITSIKEVGLLQPVVVRQVGSGRYELIMGERRWRACREAGLEAIPAIVRATDDEKLLLDALLENLHRAQLNPLEEAAAYDQLLKDFNCTHDQLADRIGRSRPQVSNTLRLLKLSPAVQRRVAAGVLSAGHARALLSVEDSEEQDRLAHRIVAEGLSVRAVEEIVTLMGSRPQKTQRSKGPRAGARVSPALTDLATRLSDRFETRVKVDLGQKKGKITVEFASMEDLERILGTLAPGEGPVLQKSLVDDDSEETES from the coding sequence GTGAGCGAGCGACGGAGGGGGCTGGGCCGTGGTCTTGGCGCACTGATCCCTGCTGCCCCGACAGAGAAGACGGTGTCACCGACCGTGGTGGGGGGTGCGTCGACGTCTCCCGCAGCGACTCCGATACTGCCGAACGATCGGGGGGTGGCAGCCGCGAAGGTGACCACCCTGCCGCCTGTTTCACGTGAAACGGAGGAGCCGTCGACGAACGGTGCCCCGGTCACGCCCGCGCCTCCCATCGGTGCCCACTTCGCCGAGATCCCCCTCGACGCCATCACTCCGAACCCTCGGCAGCCGCGTGAGGTCTTCGACGAGGATGCGCTGTCCGAGCTGATCACCTCCATCAAGGAGGTCGGTCTCCTCCAGCCGGTCGTCGTGCGACAGGTGGGCTCAGGACGGTATGAGCTCATCATGGGTGAGCGCCGCTGGAGGGCCTGTCGTGAGGCGGGGCTGGAGGCCATCCCGGCGATCGTGCGGGCCACGGACGACGAGAAACTCCTTCTGGACGCGCTGCTGGAGAACCTGCACCGTGCTCAGCTGAACCCGCTGGAGGAGGCCGCTGCCTACGACCAGCTGCTGAAGGACTTCAACTGCACCCACGACCAGCTGGCGGACCGCATCGGCCGGTCCCGTCCGCAGGTGTCCAACACGCTGCGTCTGCTGAAGCTCTCGCCGGCCGTCCAGCGTCGAGTCGCCGCCGGAGTGCTCTCCGCCGGACACGCACGCGCACTGCTGTCCGTCGAGGACTCGGAGGAGCAGGACCGGCTGGCCCACCGGATCGTGGCCGAAGGGCTGTCGGTGCGGGCTGTCGAGGAGATCGTGACCCTGATGGGTTCACGGCCTCAGAAGACCCAGCGCTCCAAGGGGCCTCGGGCCGGCGCCCGGGTCTCTCCGGCGCTGACGGATCTGGCCACGCGCCTCTCGGATCGCTTCGAGACGCGGGTGAAGGTCGATCTGGGCCAGAAGAAGGGCAAGATCACCGTGGAGTTCGCCTCCATGGAGGATCTTGAGCGCATCCTCGGCACCCTTGCCCCCGGTGAGGGACCCGTACTGCAGAAGAGCCTGGTGGACGACGACTCCGAGGAGACCGAGTCCTGA